A stretch of the Channa argus isolate prfri chromosome 9, Channa argus male v1.0, whole genome shotgun sequence genome encodes the following:
- the slc4a10b gene encoding sodium-driven chloride bicarbonate exchanger isoform X3 codes for MLSETLEAPWHFRCQRNDDEAVVDRGGTRSQQSTNFEQEDLEGHRTLYIGVHVPLGSTRHHSHRRHRHHGNKHKRRSRDQTLTLVEGRESPIYDTPSQRVQFLLGTEDDDEEHIPHDLFTEMDEICVREGEDSEWRESARWLKFEEDVEDGGERWSKPYVATLSLHSLFELRSCIINSTVLLDMRANSTEEVADMVLDHQELYSPLGVELRKKVRETLLKQHHHQNQKKLANRLPIVRSIADMGRRSSELHLDKNGQMTASQSQLACPDGKGDVSRENSSVDFSKIDLHFMKKIPAGAEACNVLVGELEFLNKPVVAFVRLSPAVLLSGLTEVPIATRFLFILLGPLGRGPQYHEIGRSIATLMTDEVFHDVAYRAKDRNDLIAGIDEFLDQVTVLPPGEWDPSVRIEPPKNVPSQEKRKKSNVLPNGLVEGDEEEEDSGHGGPELQRTGRWFGGLFLDIKRKLPHYLSDYTDAISLQCVASFLFLYCACMSPVITFGGLLGEATEGRISAIESLFGASLTGIAYCLFAGQPLTILGSTGPVLVFEKILFKFCKEYDLSYLSLRTCIGLWTAFLCIMLVATDASSLVCYITRFTEEAFASLICIIFIYEALEKLIHLGEQYPIKKNFNLNELTMYSCSCVEPSDPTNGTLKYWELNNITVSEVYWEALEVKDCIEKRGEFVGSACGPHGPYVPDVLFWCVILFFSTVLMSAFLKEFKFSNYFPTKVRSIISDFAVFFTILTMVLIDYAIGIPSPKLKVPSVFKPTRDDRGWFINPLGPNPWWTAVITVVPALLCTILIFMDQQITAVIINRKEHKLKKGCGYHLDLFIVGVMLGVCSLMGLPWFVAATVLSISHVNSLKLESECSAPGEQPKFLGIREQRFTGLMIFTLMGCSVFMTSVLKFIPMPVLYGVFLYMGASSLRGIQFFDRLTLFGMPAKHQPDFIYLRHVPLRKVHLFTTIQLSCLVLLWVIKTSKAAIVFPMMVLALVFIRKLMDCIFTKRELSWLDDLMPESKKKKLEDAEEEEEQSILAEDEKVVQVPLEGYKGIPIINITDEMSKGSFGNTWNSNS; via the exons ATGCTTTCTGAAACCTTGGAGGCTCCTTGGCACTTCAGATGTCAG AGAAATGATGATGAGGCAGTCGTGGACAGAGGAGGAACTCGGTCTCAACAGAGTACCAACTTTGAGCAGGAAGATCTTGAAG GCCACAGGACTCTCTACATTGGGGTCCACGTCCCCTTGGGAAGTACCAGGCACCACAGCCATCGCAGGCACCGTCACcatggaaacaaacacaagagaAGGAGCAGGGACCAGACCCTCACCTTGGTTGAGGGTAGAGAGTCTCCTATTTATG ACACTCCCTCTCAGAGAGTACAGTTCCTGCTGGGCactgaggatgatgatgaggagcaTATACCTCATGACCTCTTCACAGAGATGGATGAGATCTGTGTCAGGGAGGGAGAGGATTCTGAGTGGAGAGAAAGTGCGAG GTGGTTGAAGTTTGAGGAGGATGTTGAGGATGGAGGAGAGCGATGGAGTAAGCCCTATGTAGCCACTCTGTCTTTACACAGCCTGTTTGAGCTGCGCAGTTGTATTATCAACAGCACTGTGCTGCTGGACATGAGGGCCAATAGCACTGAAGAGGTCGCAG ACATGGTGTTGGACCACCAGGAATTATATTCACCCCTAGGGGTTGAGCTTAGAAAGAAAGTGCGGGAAACACTGCTGAAGCAGCACCATCACCAGAACCAGAAGAAGCTGGCTAATCGCCTGCCTATTGTACGCTCCATTGCTGACATGGGTCGGCGGTCCTCTGAGCTCCACTTGGACAAAAATG GTCAGATGACGGCTTCCCAGTCTCAGTTAGCATGTCCAGACGGGAAAGGGGATGTCAGTAGAGAAAACAGTTCTGTGGACTTCAGCAAG ATAGACCTTCATTTCATGAAGAAGATCCCAGCAGGTGCTGAAGCGTGTAATGTGTTAGTGGGAGAACTGGAGTTCCTGAACAAGCCGGTGGTGGCGTTTGTCCGCCTGTCTCCAGCGGTCCTGCTCAGTGGGTTGACTGAAGTCCCCATTGCCACAAG GTTTCTGTTCATTCTCTTGGGGCCCTTGGGGAGAGGGCCTCAATATCATGAGATTGGAAGGTCTATTGCAACACTTATGacagatgag GTGTTCCATGATGTTGCCTATAGAGCTAAAGACCGAAATGACCTGATTGCTGGGATTGATGAATTCCTCGATCAAGTGACGGTCCTGCCTCCAGGAGAGTGGGACCCATCGGTACGAATAGAGCCACCAAAAAACGTACCTTCCCAG gagaagagaaagaaaagtaatgttttGCCTAACGGATTAGTAGAGggtgatgaggaagaggaggatagTGGCCACGGGGGTCCCGAACTGCAACGCACTGGAAG GTGGTTCGGTGGTCTCTTTCTAGACATCAAGCGAAAGCTACCCCACTACCTGTCCGACTACACTGATGCCATCAGTTTGCAGTGTGTGGCCTCTTTCCTGTTCCTCTACTGTGCCTGCATGTCTCCTGTCATCACCTTTGGAGGACTACTAGGCGAGGCAACAGAAGGACGCATA AGTGCCATTGAGTCACTCTTTGGAGCTTCACTGACTGGAATTGCCTATTGCCTATTTGCTGGGCAGCCCCTTACCATTCTTGGCAGTACAGGACCAGTGCTTGTATTTGAAAAGATATTGTTCAAATTTTGCAA GGAATATGACTTGTCCTATCTGTCACTGAGAACCTGTATTGGTCTGTGGACAGCTTTCCTCTGTATCATGCTGGTAGCTACAGATGCCAGTTCCCTTGTCTGTTACATCACACGTTTTACAGAGGAAGCTTTCGCCTCGCTCATCTGCATCATCTTTATTTACGAGGCCTTGGAGAAACTTATCCATTTGGGAGAACAATATCcaattaaaaagaatttcaacCTCAACGAGCTCACCATGTACTC ATGTTCATGTGTTGAGCCTTCTGACCCCACCAATGGTACCCTGAAATACTGGGAGCTCAACAACATCACTGTATCAGAAGTCTACTGGGAAGCCCTGGAGGTCAAG GACTGTATTGAAAAGCGAGGGGAGTTTGTGGGGAGTGCCTGTGGCCCTCATGGACCCTACGTTCCTGATGTCCTCTTCTGGTGTGTCATTCTCTTCTTTTCTACTGTCTTGATGTCCGCTTTTCTCAAGGAGTTCAAGTTCAGCAATTACTTTCCTACAAAG GTGAGGTCCATCATCAgtgactttgctgtttttttcacCATCCTTACCATGGTCTTAATCGACTATGCCATTGGGATTCCCTCTCCAAAATTAAAGGTTCCCAGTGTTTTTAAG CCGACCAGAGATGATCGAGGCTGGTTCATTAACCCACTGGGGCCCAATCCCTGGTGGACAGCAGTCATAACTGTAGTCCCAGCTCTGCTTTGTACCATCCTCATCTTCATGGACCAGCAGATCACAGCTGTCATCATCAACAGGAAGGAACACAAACTCAAG AAAGGCTGTGGGTATCACCTGGATCTGTTTATTGTGGGGGTGATGCTTGGTGTGTGCTCTCTGATGGGCTTGCCCTGGTTTGTAGCAGCCACCGTCCTCTCCATCTCCCACGTCAACAGCCTGAAGCTTGAGTCTGAGTGCTCAGCTCCTGGGGAACAACCCAAATTCCTCGGCATTAGAGAGCAACGCTTTACTGGCCTCATGATCTTTACCCTCATGGGCTGCTCTGTCTTCATGACATCTGTGCTCAAG ttcatTCCTATGCCTGTGTTGTATGGAGTGTTTCTTTACATGGGAGCATCTTCTCTCAGAGGCATCCAG TTCTTTGATCGTCTGACACTGTTTGGTATGCCAGCCAAGCACCAGCCAGATTTCATTTATCTGCGACATGTACCCCTAAGGAAGGTTCACCTCTTCACCACCATCCAGCTGAGCTGCTTGGTTCTTCTCTGGGTCATCAAGACCTCCAAGGCTGCCATCGTATTTCCTATGATG GTGTTGGCTCTGGTGTTTATCAGAAAACTAATGGACTGTATCTTCACAAAGAGAGAGTTGAGCTGGCTGGATGACCTCATGCCagaaagcaagaaaaagaaacttgagGATGCTGAAGAG gaggaggagcagagcatACTGGCAGAAGATGAAAAAGTGGTCCAGGTGCCATTGGAGGGATACAA AGGAATACCCATCATCAATATCACAGATGAAATGTCAAAAGGTTCTTTTGGAAATACTTGGAACTCCAACAGCTAA